In one Culex quinquefasciatus strain JHB chromosome 2, VPISU_Cqui_1.0_pri_paternal, whole genome shotgun sequence genomic region, the following are encoded:
- the LOC119766053 gene encoding chaplin-C-like, with amino-acid sequence MLSHSSSSSDRHPHSGASSRRESTSNVTKDKEVSGNVVSVPAPMVPPVAAKIEIEENVPEAAVDVVTLLLLLMGFGEGFDAGVGQVGGNGGRGGIGGSGGGYSSDASGNGNNVAVLISSPSVNMVVSIATPTTSSLQFIAVS; translated from the exons ATGCTGTCCcactcgtcgtcgtcctcggaTCGGCATCCACACAGCGGAGCAAGTAGCCGGCGGGAATCGACCTCGAACGTTACGAAGGACAAGGAGGTCAGCGGCAACGTCGTGAGCGTTCCAGCTCCGATGGTTCCACCCGTCGCGGCCAAGATCGAAATTGAGGAGAACGTCCCAGAAGCGGCCGTAGACGTGGTG acgctgctgctgctgttgatgggCTTCGGGGAAGGTTTCGACGCGGGCGTTGGACAGGTCGGTGGCAACGGAGGAAGGGGCGGCATCGGCGGTAGTGGTGGAGGTTACTCTTCGGACGCCAGCGGCAACGGGAACAACGTCGCTGTACTGATCTCGTCCCCGTCGGTCAATATGGTCGTTTCCATTGCGACGCCGACGACTTCGTCATTGCAGTTTATCGCAGTCTCGTAA
- the LOC6035979 gene encoding pre-mRNA-splicing factor 38B produces MDSEYYDDEQQQQPNHPPKKSAKQNNALPLWGNESTMNLNPLILANIQGSSYFKVSLFKLKTYHEVVDEIYYQVKHLEPWERGSRKTSGQTGMCGGVRGVGAGGIVSTAFCLLYKLYTLRLTRKQVNGLLTHTDSPYIRALGFMYLRYTQPPADLYDWYEEYLLDEEEIDVKAGGGQSITIGLMCRQFLTKLDWFSTLFPRIPVPIQKQIQQKLEQFATENNVSFAEAANPNERYSKAGAGRYERPGAASSRGDDYGESSRGSAPPPPKRSEYSGHCDRGEPPAAGRSGRYDRDEESWRSRADRDRADRDRRERDYDRGRDDRRRSRSRDRDRYRGGRDYDRDRDRDRKYR; encoded by the exons ATGGATTCCGAATATTATGACG acgaacagcagcagcagccgaacCACCCACCGAAAAAGTCGGCCAAGCAGAACAACGCGCTGCCGCTATGGGGCAACGAAAGTACAATGAACCTCAACCCGCTGATCCTGGCCAACATCCAGGGATCGAGCTACTTTAAAG TGTCCTTGTTCAAGCTGAAAACCTACCACGAGGTGGTGGACGAAATCTACTACCAGGTGAAGCATCTGGAACCGTGGGAGCGCGGCTCGCGCAAAACGTCCGGCCAGACGGGCATGTGCGGCGGGGTTCGCGGCGTGGGAGCGGGTGGTATCGTCTCGACCGCGTTCTGTCTGCTGTACAAGCTGTACACGCTGCGGTTGACGCGCAAGCAGGTCAACGGGCTGCTCACGCACACCGACTCGCCGTACATCCGGGCGCTCGGGTTCATGTATTTGCGGTACACGCAGCCGCCGGCCGACCTGTACGACTGGTACGAGGAGTACCTGCTGGACGAGGAGGAGATCGACGTGAAGGCGGGCGGCGGCCAG AGCATCACGATCGGGTTGATGTGCCGGCAGTTCCTGACTAAGTTGGACTGGTTCTCGACGCTGTTTCCGCGCATTCCCGTCCCGATTCAGAAGCAAATTCAGCAAAAGCTGGAGCAGTTTGCGACTGAGAATAACGTCTCGTTTGCCGAGGCTGCGAACCCCAACGAGCGGTACAGCAAAGCTGGCGCTGGGCGATACGAACGGCCGGGGGCGGCGTCCTCGCGAGGGGATGATTATGGGGAATCGAGCAGGGGTTCGGCACCGCCGCCACCGAAGCGCTCCGAATACTCTGGCCACTGCGATCGGGGGGAACCGCCGGCGGCGGGAAGGTCGGGAAGGTATGATCGCGACGAGGAGAGTTGGCGATCGAGGGCGGATCGGGACCGGGCGGACCGGGATCGACGGGAGAGGGATTACGATCGCGGCAGGGACGATAGACGGAGATCGCGGTCGAGGGATCGCGACAGGTATCGGGGAGGGCGGGATTACGATCGAGATCGGGATCGTGACCGTAAGTACCGTTAG
- the LOC6040762 gene encoding angiotensin-converting enzyme: MCLISVLSIFTSVLLPLFGLGLVANDLHPAIAWFDQMNSELKQLNHEAAQYAWEASTLPTQSSAATVEKIGQLTVRKAHWERTMCGRGEQHRDFNASLGRALQLLCRSWVNTDDEMRQMTELLGFMQTIYTGTQICVDKSYDACDGNQVLWERTHFKYPKFEENEVEDQKAKENQEAGKICLFGEPDMEQIMTKAKIHQFSKQSDCKINESDILKWAWHSWRMAVGPPIKQTYGKLIQLMNNGARRVGFQDAGDSWREELEMPNLRATVHRLWQEVKPLYQKFHALIRHHLRKRYPEIKEFDRLGLIPAHILGDMWSQNWETHAASIVPHEVDIEHNFKRMNWTGQQLVKRAEDFYSSTGLPMMTKQFWEKSVFERGANVTKCHGTAANMYEEGDFRMIVCAGSTTSDFYVVMHEMGHIMYYMLASDQPTIFQDGTNSAFQESIGDTIHLASMSPLHLTRLGLLNSSYLKPEVDNTLNSFDYALLMKTALVKIPALPFAYIMDRYRWDLFEGSANFEEDANRYFWYLLESEQGIKPSPNTDRTHLFDAAAKYHFPDNTPYVRYFLANILSFQLLEGLCRKSIYGSVDTPYQLPMPLHRCDLYGSKRVGRVLKKALAPGGSQHWTTVLKTLTGKEEISVDSMVRYFEPLTKYLDKIIKQQGIPVGW; this comes from the exons ATGTGTCTGATATCGGTTCTGAGTATTTTCACCAGTGTTTTGTTACCTCTGTTTGGATTAGGACTAGTTGCTAATG ACCTGCATCCCGCCATCGCATGGTTTGACCAGATGAACTCGGAGCTAAAACAGCTCAACCACGAGGCAGCTCAGTACGCCTGGGAGGCAAG CACGCTGCCAACGCAGTCCTCGGCGGCGACCGTGGAAAAGATTGGCCAACTGACGGTGCGGAAAGCCCACTGGGAACGGACCATGTGTGGCCGCGGGGAACAGCACAGGGACTTCAACGCAAGCCTCGGCAGGGCACTCCAGCTGCTGTGCCGATCGTGGGTCAACACGGACGATGAGATGAG ACAAATGACGGAGCTGTTAGGATTTATGCAGACGATTTACACCGGAACTCAGATTTGTGTGGATAAGTCGTACGATGCGTGTGATGGAAATCAAGTGCTATGGGAGAGAACACACTTTAAATACCCGAAATTTGAGGAAAATGAAGTGGAAGATcaaaaagcgaaagaaaacCAGGAAGCtggcaaaatatgtctttttggAGAACCCGATATGGAGCAAATAATGACAAAAG CAAAGATCCACCAATTCAGCAAACAATCCGACTGCAAAATCAACGAATCCGACATCCTCAAATGGGCTTGGCACTCCTGGAGGATGGCCGTTGGCCCTCCCATCAAGCAAACATACGGAAAGCTAATCCAACTCATGAACAACGGCGCCCGTCGAGTCGGCTTCCAGGACGCCGGCGATTCCTGGCGGGAAGAGTTGGAAATGCCCAATCTTCGCGCCACAGTGCACCGTCTGTGGCAGGAGGTTAAGCCACTGTATCAGAAGTTCCACGCTCTCATTCGGCACCACTTGCGCAAGAGATATCCtgaaattaaggaatttgaccGGTTGGGTCTGATTCCGGCCCACATCCTGGGGGACATGTGGAGCCAGAACTGGGAAACGCACGCGGCGTCGATTGTGCCCCACGAAGTGGACATTGAGCACAATTTCAAGCGGATGAACTGGACTGGCCAGCAGTTGGTCAAGCGAGCTGAGGACTTTTACTCCTCCACGGGACTGCCGATGATGACGAAACAGTTTTGGGAGAAAAGCGTTTTTGAGCGGGGTGCGAATGTGACGAAATGTCACGGAACGGCGGCCAATATGTATGAGGAAGGGGATTTTAG AATGATTGTTTGTGCGGGAAGTACAACAAGCGATTTCTACGTTGTTATGCACGAAATGGGTCACATCATGTACTACATGTTGGCATCGGATCAGCCTACGATCTTTCAG GATGGAACTAATTCAGCTTTCCAGGAAAGTATTGGAGATACTATCCATTTAGCTTCAATGAGTCCATTGCACTTAACCAG ACTTGGTCTCCTAAACTCATCATACCTCAAACCGGAGGTGGACAACACTCTGAATTCCTTCGATTACGCCCTATTGATGAAAACGGCCCTCGTCAAAATCCCTGCCCTACCCTTTGCCTACATCATGGACCGTTACAGGTGGGACCTTTTCGAAGGATCCGCCAACTTCGAGGAAGACGCCAACCGGTACTTTTGGTACCTGCTGGAATCGGAACAGGGCATCAAACCTTCCCCAAACACAGACCGAACCCATCTCTTTGACGCCGCAGCAAAGTACCACTTCCCGGACAACACCCCGTATGTGCGCTACTTTTTAGCCAACATTTTGAGCTTCCAGCTGTTGGAGGGACTCTGCCGGAAGTCGATCTACGGAAGTGTGGACACGCCGTACCAACTGCCCATGCCGCTGCACCGGTGTGATTTGTACGGATCGAAACGGGTTGGGCGCGTGCTGAAGAAGGCGTTGGCCCCCGGAGGATCGCAACACTGGACAACGGTGCTGAAGACCCTTACGGGGAAGGAGGAGATTTCGGTGGATTCGATGGTGCGGTATTTTGAGCCATTGACGAAATATCTGGATAAAATTATTAAACAACAGGGAATTCCAGTTGGATggtga